In Niallia sp. FSL W8-0635, one genomic interval encodes:
- a CDS encoding alpha/beta fold hydrolase, giving the protein MTKVTVGKEQLFYTEQGQGDPLVLIHGFCGSVDYWEYIIPLLAEKFRVLAVDLRGHGDSAYNGEPFEIEDLAKDIKLLLGALGIDKVYMFGHSLGGYVTLAFADLFEDSLKGFGLIHSTAFSDTEEGKEGRLNAIRKIQDLGIEEFVDGLIPNLFSDESLTALPTEVEKAKRIGYGTNPIAAMETQAAMRKRPDRNYVVEKAKIPVLLLKGTKDKVVSIDRVASASSPYITEIRLETGHMSMQEDPKRLAEAICSFIEKK; this is encoded by the coding sequence ATGACAAAAGTCACAGTTGGTAAGGAACAGCTATTTTATACAGAACAAGGGCAAGGGGATCCCTTGGTATTAATACATGGTTTTTGTGGGAGTGTAGATTATTGGGAATATATTATTCCGTTGCTTGCTGAGAAATTTCGTGTTTTAGCAGTGGACCTACGCGGTCATGGAGACTCAGCATATAATGGAGAACCATTCGAGATTGAAGATTTAGCAAAGGATATCAAGCTGTTATTAGGTGCACTAGGAATTGATAAAGTATATATGTTTGGACACTCACTTGGCGGATATGTAACATTGGCATTTGCGGACCTTTTTGAAGATAGCTTAAAGGGATTTGGTTTAATTCATTCAACTGCATTTTCTGATACAGAGGAAGGAAAAGAAGGAAGATTAAACGCTATTCGAAAAATTCAAGATCTTGGAATAGAGGAATTCGTAGATGGTCTTATTCCTAATCTCTTTTCAGATGAATCCTTGACAGCATTACCAACGGAAGTGGAAAAGGCAAAAAGGATTGGTTATGGTACCAACCCTATAGCAGCAATGGAGACACAGGCAGCTATGAGAAAAAGACCAGATAGAAATTATGTTGTAGAAAAAGCAAAGATACCTGTTTTATTGTTAAAAGGAACAAAAGATAAAGTGGTTTCAATAGATCGTGTTGCATCTGCTTCAAGTCCATATATTACAGAAATCAGATTAGAAACAGGACATATGAGTATGCAGGAAGATCCCAAAAGGTTAGCGGAAGCAATTTGCTCCTTTATAGAGAAAAAATAA
- a CDS encoding Hsp20/alpha crystallin family protein translates to MSSNFPIDPNKKEKPPQVFNGFMRSMNQFFQEKPVKNFLQQMDEFFSNPFPNMAFPVSVNETESATIIKAELPGINKEQIQLDIFDHHLTISVNHQEIITEENTQAKTFHTSQTLKKSSRTIGFPHPIDEKKIKASYQNGLLIIKVPKPKSKKILIEDHNA, encoded by the coding sequence ATGTCTTCAAACTTTCCAATCGACCCAAACAAAAAGGAGAAACCCCCTCAAGTTTTTAACGGATTCATGCGTTCCATGAATCAGTTTTTTCAAGAAAAGCCAGTAAAAAATTTCCTTCAACAAATGGATGAATTTTTTAGCAATCCATTTCCTAACATGGCTTTTCCAGTTAGTGTAAATGAAACGGAAAGTGCAACAATTATTAAAGCGGAATTACCTGGCATTAATAAAGAACAAATTCAGCTAGACATTTTTGACCACCATTTAACAATAAGTGTAAACCATCAGGAAATCATTACAGAAGAGAATACGCAAGCAAAAACATTTCATACAAGTCAGACGTTAAAAAAGAGCAGCAGAACTATTGGATTCCCCCACCCTATTGACGAAAAAAAGATTAAAGCATCTTATCAAAATGGATTGCTTATAATTAAAGTTCCAAAACCAAAAAGCAAAAAAATATTGATTGAAGACCATAATGCATAA
- a CDS encoding YpzG family protein has product MSYKDQLDSHSALFHHNWTRPKRSKSQVNGHTQMSQNNIILRSNAKAHRW; this is encoded by the coding sequence ATGAGTTATAAAGATCAGTTAGATTCTCATTCTGCGCTTTTTCATCACAATTGGACGAGACCAAAACGTTCTAAATCCCAAGTAAATGGGCATACGCAAATGTCTCAAAACAATATCATTCTAAGAAGTAATGCAAAAGCACACCGCTGGTAA
- a CDS encoding YppG family protein — MYRASNQQIRNASYLNAYTPPYMQSDNRQYYPYMNQNQWNGAGMNGQNFYHMPMQATYPNNQASYYHPQNAYKSSTQDIFQNPLHYMENTEMNNYSQNYMNQNHGFMNPYPKQSFIPKKQGNVKSIMNSFKSQDGSLDFNKMMDTAGMMMNAMNQVTGLVKGVGGIFKV, encoded by the coding sequence ATGTATAGAGCATCTAATCAACAAATAAGAAATGCGTCTTATCTGAACGCTTATACTCCACCATATATGCAAAGTGATAACAGACAATATTATCCATATATGAACCAAAATCAATGGAATGGGGCAGGGATGAATGGACAGAACTTCTATCATATGCCGATGCAAGCGACTTATCCCAATAATCAAGCAAGTTATTATCATCCGCAAAATGCGTATAAAAGTAGCACCCAAGATATTTTCCAAAATCCCTTGCATTATATGGAGAATACAGAAATGAACAATTACTCGCAAAATTATATGAATCAAAATCATGGTTTTATGAATCCATACCCAAAGCAGTCATTTATTCCTAAAAAACAAGGGAATGTGAAAAGTATTATGAATTCTTTTAAATCACAAGATGGTTCATTAGATTTTAACAAAATGATGGATACAGCTGGAATGATGATGAACGCGATGAATCAGGTTACAGGTTTAGTAAAAGGAGTCGGGGGAATTTTTAAGGTTTAA
- a CDS encoding YppE family protein: MTGNHLLMEHTEKLLESVDYAVDTFYKVKESGVNEDFYEVVRPFANQIKQRNDEWKDLAKAWVREAKPDYLNSIQIDTASDHIEIISIQAFFTQTSKKRFLDSAKSVKYILQTLLDALKEEK, encoded by the coding sequence TTGACGGGAAATCATCTATTGATGGAACATACAGAGAAGCTTTTAGAGTCAGTCGACTATGCGGTAGATACGTTTTATAAAGTAAAGGAATCGGGAGTGAATGAAGATTTTTATGAAGTTGTTCGCCCGTTTGCGAATCAAATCAAGCAGCGAAATGACGAATGGAAGGACTTGGCCAAAGCGTGGGTACGAGAAGCAAAACCTGATTATTTGAATTCGATTCAAATTGATACTGCCTCTGATCATATAGAAATAATTTCAATCCAAGCGTTTTTTACACAAACAAGTAAGAAACGTTTTCTCGATTCAGCAAAATCAGTGAAGTATATTTTACAAACATTACTTGATGCTCTTAAAGAGGAAAAATAA
- a CDS encoding DUF2515 family protein — MNILIGKKSYFSPLDEEKLINRISLITDKCNLDNISRTKAYLCYYTKNQEIQWAFLASQVSRNAGWNMCDLSGAWLPLVVSIEKRQQIYLTYEKANWLIFKDAYPQLLLYEYSTKINAPMFHLLKFFQVSSFMEEEWLAFWKYKDKQRLMNSLIINEQNVIQKPVIKNGRIKHSVFHYLPYLFQDILHFNAVLFPTLHGELYGASVSNFTSLNERIKLGNTLASLLYKPNLYQDFYLFARKIEHTGSRHDYEKYIYPKLSNTTPILRSVYPVVNHSVWKKDDWYKKKIKKSWRVMEEHSEPFLLTDWYKKKQQQLHKLIYQENKWI, encoded by the coding sequence GTGAACATTTTGATAGGTAAAAAATCATATTTTTCTCCATTAGATGAAGAGAAACTTATAAATAGAATAAGTCTTATTACCGATAAGTGCAACTTAGACAATATATCCAGAACTAAAGCCTATCTCTGTTATTATACCAAAAATCAAGAAATCCAATGGGCATTTCTGGCGAGCCAGGTCTCACGTAATGCTGGTTGGAATATGTGTGACTTAAGTGGAGCATGGCTTCCCCTAGTAGTTAGTATAGAAAAAAGGCAGCAAATATACTTAACCTATGAGAAAGCAAATTGGCTAATATTTAAGGATGCATATCCCCAATTATTACTCTATGAATATTCGACGAAAATAAACGCTCCAATGTTTCATTTATTAAAATTTTTTCAGGTTTCCTCTTTCATGGAAGAAGAATGGTTAGCATTTTGGAAGTACAAAGATAAGCAAAGATTAATGAATAGTTTAATAATTAACGAACAAAATGTTATTCAAAAGCCAGTAATTAAAAATGGAAGAATTAAGCATAGCGTTTTTCATTATCTACCTTATCTCTTTCAAGATATACTCCACTTTAATGCAGTCCTATTTCCAACCTTGCATGGAGAACTTTATGGTGCCAGTGTTTCTAACTTCACTTCTCTTAACGAGCGAATTAAGCTAGGAAATACATTAGCAAGCCTATTATATAAACCTAATTTATATCAAGACTTCTATCTTTTTGCAAGAAAAATAGAACACACAGGTTCAAGACATGATTATGAAAAGTATATATACCCAAAACTATCCAATACAACACCTATACTGCGATCTGTCTATCCGGTTGTAAATCACAGTGTGTGGAAGAAAGACGATTGGTATAAAAAGAAAATAAAGAAAAGCTGGAGAGTAATGGAGGAACATAGTGAACCTTTTCTTCTTACAGATTGGTATAAGAAAAAACAGCAACAATTACATAAGCTTATTTATCAGGAAAATAAATGGATTTAG
- the recU gene encoding Holliday junction resolvase RecU has protein sequence MKIHYPNGKRYTPEKNVKTKPLKKVSYSNRGMTLEDDLNETNKYYLEFGKAVIHKKPTPVQIVQVDYPKRSAAVIKEAYFKQASTTDYNGVYKGKYIDFEAKETKHTTSFPLNNFHEHQIKHMRMVCEQQGICFVIISFSETNEIFYLDAEKLFMFWERMINGGRKSITKQELAINGHSINLGYHPRIDYIQVIDRIYKFN, from the coding sequence ATGAAGATTCATTATCCAAATGGAAAGAGATATACTCCAGAAAAAAATGTAAAGACAAAGCCGCTGAAGAAAGTTAGTTATAGTAACCGGGGTATGACTCTAGAGGATGATCTGAATGAAACAAATAAATATTATTTAGAATTTGGTAAGGCCGTAATACATAAGAAGCCGACACCCGTTCAAATCGTTCAAGTCGATTATCCGAAAAGAAGTGCTGCAGTCATTAAAGAAGCCTATTTTAAACAAGCTTCTACAACAGACTATAACGGTGTTTATAAAGGGAAATATATTGATTTTGAAGCGAAAGAAACGAAGCATACTACTTCTTTTCCGCTAAATAACTTCCATGAACACCAAATCAAACATATGCGGATGGTATGTGAACAACAAGGAATTTGCTTTGTCATTATCTCCTTCTCTGAAACAAATGAAATATTCTATCTAGATGCAGAAAAACTCTTTATGTTTTGGGAAAGAATGATAAATGGCGGAAGAAAATCGATTACGAAACAAGAATTAGCTATAAATGGGCATTCTATTAACTTAGGCTATCACCCACGAATTGACTATATTCAAGTAATCGATAGGATTTATAAGTTCAACTAA
- a CDS encoding PBP1A family penicillin-binding protein, translating to MTDKYQTREERRKQLEASKKNAPKKAKKKSGMSLFKRVLLILLTIGIIGIIAGGVTFAIMVKDAPELNPETLKDPISSTIYDKNNDEIAKVGAVNRDYVNYEDIPDLVKDAFIATEDSRFFKHHGIDPIRLGGAVIANFRDGFGSEGASTITQQVVKNFFFNQPQKTLNRKAQEAWLALELERKYSKEEIFEMYVNKIFMSENMSGVKTAARVYFDKSLDELTLPEAALLAGMPQAPNAYNPFNNPERAEKRRNIVLSLMHQHGYISKAEMEEAQKTSVEDTLVAKEDRVKNDLPYDPFIKQVIAEIEKKYPDVNVFTDGLEIYTTMDKDAQKYVEELMYQGEIVKFPNEDFQAGITLLDTKTGGILALGGDRDPEVKLGTNYATDVPRQPGSTIKPILDYGPAVEYLKWGSYQTLVDEPTTYNDVNKTPINNFDNRFLGSMTMREALARSRNIPALKAFRAAGAENAQEFAVNLGIPLDDIQESYSIGGLRDGITSLQLAGAYSAFGNEGVYNEPHAVRSFKLKDGTKINMEPKSKVVMQDYTAFIISDMLKTVVSGPNGTGALANVPGLPIAGKTGTTNYSKDDREKFNIPNDGRVPDAWFAGYTTNYTMAVWTGYKDRKNGLLANGYDQKVAQHIFKAVMGHISEDVETADFKQPDSVETIKIEKGTYPARLASSYTPSSQILTEFAVKGNILNEVSQKYNKPDAPTGVKASYNEHSDEIELSWGYGDKKGIKFDVGVSVDGGASEQLTVTSDTSLKIAKPTPGSTYTFTIIAIKDDQESDPASGSISVPDIIEEQPPGNPNETIDDEEEQEDSDNENSEDNQNDEDNGDSDNNGENNNNGNNNENGENNGTNNDNGNNGNINGQNNNPNSNDTSQNRESGRNRNDSP from the coding sequence ATGACAGATAAATATCAAACGCGAGAGGAGCGCCGTAAGCAACTCGAAGCCTCCAAGAAAAATGCTCCTAAAAAAGCAAAGAAAAAAAGTGGCATGAGTTTGTTTAAGCGCGTTCTGCTTATTTTATTAACAATCGGTATTATTGGAATTATTGCAGGTGGAGTAACATTTGCGATCATGGTAAAAGACGCACCAGAATTGAATCCAGAGACATTAAAGGATCCAATTTCTTCTACTATTTATGATAAGAATAATGATGAGATCGCTAAAGTAGGTGCTGTAAATCGGGACTATGTAAATTATGAGGATATACCAGATTTAGTAAAAGATGCATTTATCGCAACAGAAGATTCTCGTTTCTTTAAGCATCATGGAATTGATCCTATTCGCTTAGGCGGAGCAGTTATTGCAAACTTTAGAGATGGTTTTGGTTCAGAAGGAGCAAGTACCATTACGCAGCAAGTAGTGAAAAACTTTTTCTTTAACCAACCACAAAAAACATTAAATCGTAAAGCCCAAGAAGCTTGGCTTGCTCTTGAGTTAGAGCGCAAGTACTCAAAAGAAGAAATCTTTGAGATGTATGTGAATAAAATCTTTATGTCTGAAAATATGAGTGGCGTCAAGACTGCTGCAAGAGTTTATTTCGATAAAAGCCTAGACGAATTAACTTTACCAGAAGCAGCCCTTCTTGCAGGGATGCCACAGGCTCCAAATGCCTATAATCCATTTAATAATCCAGAAAGAGCGGAGAAAAGACGTAACATAGTGTTATCACTAATGCATCAACATGGATATATTTCAAAGGCTGAAATGGAAGAAGCCCAAAAGACATCTGTTGAAGATACATTAGTTGCAAAAGAGGATCGCGTGAAAAACGATCTGCCATACGATCCATTTATAAAACAAGTTATTGCCGAAATTGAGAAAAAATATCCAGATGTTAATGTATTTACAGATGGGTTAGAAATTTATACTACAATGGATAAAGATGCACAAAAGTATGTAGAAGAATTAATGTATCAAGGGGAAATTGTCAAATTCCCAAATGAAGATTTCCAAGCTGGTATTACCCTTTTAGATACGAAAACTGGTGGTATCTTAGCATTAGGTGGGGATCGTGATCCAGAGGTGAAGCTAGGTACGAACTATGCTACGGATGTACCAAGACAACCAGGATCCACTATTAAGCCAATTTTAGACTATGGACCAGCTGTTGAATACTTGAAATGGGGAAGTTATCAAACATTAGTAGATGAACCAACAACCTATAATGATGTAAATAAAACACCTATCAATAACTTTGATAATCGTTTTCTAGGATCGATGACGATGAGGGAAGCTCTAGCACGTTCTAGAAATATTCCTGCTCTAAAGGCATTCCGAGCTGCAGGTGCAGAAAATGCTCAAGAATTTGCAGTAAACCTTGGTATACCTTTAGATGATATCCAAGAATCCTATTCAATCGGAGGACTAAGAGATGGGATAACCTCCCTTCAACTTGCCGGTGCATATAGTGCTTTTGGAAATGAAGGAGTATATAATGAGCCCCATGCTGTTCGTTCCTTCAAATTAAAAGATGGAACAAAAATTAACATGGAGCCAAAATCAAAAGTTGTCATGCAAGATTACACTGCTTTTATCATTTCTGATATGTTAAAGACTGTTGTAAGTGGACCTAACGGAACTGGAGCACTTGCAAATGTACCTGGATTACCGATTGCAGGTAAAACAGGAACAACAAACTATTCGAAAGATGATCGTGAGAAATTTAATATCCCTAACGATGGTCGAGTGCCTGATGCATGGTTTGCTGGATATACGACCAACTATACCATGGCCGTTTGGACTGGATATAAAGATCGAAAAAATGGTTTATTAGCAAATGGGTATGATCAAAAAGTCGCTCAGCATATTTTTAAAGCAGTAATGGGCCATATTTCTGAAGATGTAGAGACAGCTGATTTCAAGCAGCCAGATAGCGTCGAAACGATAAAAATAGAAAAAGGTACTTATCCAGCCCGATTAGCTAGCTCCTATACACCAAGCAGTCAAATCCTTACGGAATTCGCTGTTAAGGGGAATATTTTGAATGAAGTATCTCAGAAATACAATAAACCTGATGCCCCAACTGGCGTCAAAGCAAGTTACAACGAACATAGTGATGAAATTGAATTATCATGGGGATATGGTGATAAAAAAGGTATTAAGTTTGACGTAGGTGTAAGTGTCGATGGTGGAGCTAGTGAACAATTAACGGTAACTTCGGATACTAGTTTAAAAATCGCAAAACCAACACCAGGTAGCACGTATACCTTTACCATAATAGCTATTAAAGATGATCAGGAAAGTGACCCAGCATCTGGTAGTATTTCTGTACCAGATATAATCGAAGAGCAACCTCCAGGGAATCCAAATGAAACGATAGATGATGAAGAGGAACAAGAGGATTCGGATAATGAAAACTCAGAGGATAATCAGAATGATGAGGACAATGGGGACTCTGACAATAATGGTGAAAATAACAACAACGGAAATAATAATGAGAATGGCGAAAACAATGGCACGAACAACGATAACGGAAATAATGGTAACATCAATGGTCAAAACAATAATCCAAACTCAAATGATACCAGTCAAAATAGAGAAAGTGGCCGGAATCGAAATGATTCCCCATAA
- a CDS encoding YpoC family protein: MDKEQLNTPLELLYGPFPVIKQFPCIMTESFIIKPAFLHEANYYHNKNTFQPWNKENLKDCVNKVIQEWKQLREELQQFVRQRDTPNLQNGLTLGMEYFLECLYWINEKPVMLKDGLVDKSLEIKPFNIEDRLQFILKRLNGYHSYKQLDELFKELEKQFAIKLIKSNRKE; encoded by the coding sequence ATGGATAAAGAACAGCTAAATACACCTTTAGAGCTTCTATATGGTCCTTTTCCAGTTATAAAGCAGTTTCCTTGTATAATGACTGAGAGCTTTATAATAAAACCGGCATTCTTGCATGAAGCAAACTACTATCATAACAAGAATACATTTCAGCCGTGGAATAAAGAAAACTTAAAAGACTGTGTCAATAAGGTAATACAGGAGTGGAAACAGCTAAGAGAAGAATTACAGCAATTTGTTAGGCAAAGAGATACGCCAAATCTTCAAAATGGATTAACATTGGGCATGGAATATTTCTTAGAATGCTTATATTGGATAAATGAAAAACCAGTAATGTTAAAAGACGGATTGGTAGACAAAAGTCTCGAAATTAAGCCGTTTAATATAGAGGATCGACTCCAATTTATTTTAAAAAGATTGAATGGGTATCATTCCTATAAACAATTGGATGAGCTCTTTAAAGAGTTAGAAAAACAATTTGCGATAAAATTGATAAAATCAAATCGAAAAGAGTAG
- the nth gene encoding endonuclease III has protein sequence MLKKDEIRYCLDTMGEMFPEAHCELVHSNPFELVIAVSLSAQCTDALVNKVTKGLFQKYKTPEDYLSVSLEELQNDIRSIGLFRNKAKNIQKLCQMVLEKYNGEIPMDRDELINLPGVGRKTANVVVSVAYNIPAIAVDTHVERVSKRLGICRWKDSVLEVEKTLMKKVPKDEWSVTHHRMIFFGRYHCKAQNPQCETCPLLALCREGKKRMKVKGVV, from the coding sequence ATGTTAAAAAAAGATGAAATTAGATATTGTCTAGATACAATGGGAGAAATGTTTCCAGAGGCACATTGTGAATTAGTTCATTCTAATCCATTTGAATTAGTTATAGCTGTTTCTCTATCTGCACAATGTACCGATGCACTTGTTAATAAGGTGACAAAAGGCTTATTTCAAAAGTATAAAACCCCTGAAGACTACTTAAGTGTATCATTAGAAGAATTGCAGAATGATATTCGGTCTATCGGTCTTTTCCGTAATAAGGCAAAAAATATTCAAAAGCTATGTCAAATGGTTTTAGAAAAATATAATGGTGAAATACCAATGGATCGGGATGAATTGATTAATTTGCCAGGTGTCGGAAGAAAAACGGCTAATGTTGTTGTTTCAGTTGCTTATAATATACCAGCAATTGCTGTTGATACACATGTCGAAAGAGTAAGTAAGCGATTAGGGATTTGCCGATGGAAAGATTCTGTTTTGGAAGTAGAAAAAACGTTAATGAAAAAAGTTCCGAAGGACGAATGGTCTGTAACGCACCACCGCATGATCTTTTTTGGACGATATCATTGTAAAGCTCAGAACCCACAATGCGAAACTTGTCCGCTTCTTGCCTTATGTCGAGAAGGAAAAAAAAGAATGAAAGTTAAAGGTGTAGTTTGA
- a CDS encoding DnaD domain-containing protein yields the protein MNQTILLKWLQEGNINIPSTLLTHYKHLKLNEKELVLLLQVHYYLEKGNDFPTPTEIAAQMTLDIMDCREILSQLIRKGFIEIIEGNSDTGIRFERYSLEPLWNKLIEQFLLNNKKEEEALSEKEETDLYTCFEREFGRPLSPFEIETLNMWVDDDQHEIVIIKAALREAVISGKLNFRYIDRILFEWKKNGIKTIEQAKSHGKKFRQHQNTAYKVEQREETTNKKAVPFYNWLDQ from the coding sequence ATGAATCAAACAATTTTATTAAAATGGTTGCAAGAAGGCAATATAAATATACCATCCACACTTCTAACACATTACAAACATTTAAAATTAAATGAAAAAGAATTAGTTCTTCTACTGCAGGTACATTACTATTTAGAAAAAGGTAATGACTTTCCAACCCCTACAGAAATTGCTGCTCAAATGACTTTAGATATAATGGATTGTCGTGAAATATTGAGCCAGTTAATTAGAAAAGGATTTATTGAAATAATAGAAGGTAATAGTGATACAGGAATTCGGTTTGAGCGATATTCTTTAGAGCCACTTTGGAATAAATTAATCGAGCAATTTTTATTAAATAATAAAAAAGAAGAAGAAGCTTTAAGCGAAAAAGAAGAAACTGATTTATATACTTGCTTTGAACGTGAATTTGGACGACCATTATCTCCGTTTGAAATAGAAACGCTCAATATGTGGGTCGATGACGATCAGCATGAAATAGTTATTATTAAAGCGGCATTGAGAGAAGCAGTTATTTCAGGTAAATTAAATTTTCGTTATATAGATCGAATTTTGTTTGAATGGAAGAAGAATGGAATAAAGACGATCGAACAAGCAAAAAGTCATGGGAAAAAGTTTAGACAACATCAGAATACTGCATACAAAGTGGAGCAGAGAGAAGAAACAACCAACAAGAAAGCAGTGCCGTTTTATAATTGGTTGGATCAATAA
- the asnS gene encoding asparagine--tRNA ligase encodes MIKATIAELPKYVDKEVKVGAWIANKRSSGKIAFLQLRDGSGFVQGVIVKSDVEEEVFQTAKAITQESSVYVTGTVQKDERSPFGYELLVSNVELIHASTDYPITPKEHGTEFLMDNRHLWLRSKRQHAVMKVRNEIIRATYEFFNENGFSKVDPPILTGSAPEGTTELFATKYFDEDAYLSQSGQLYMEAAAMALGKVFSFGPTFRAEKSKTRRHLIEFWMIEPEMAFVEFEENLEVQEQYVSYVVQSVLKNCQLELKTLGRDVSKLEKITAPFPRISYDDAITFLHEKGFDDIEWGDDFGSPHETAIAESFDKPVFITHYPTKIKPFYMQPHPEREDVVLCADLIAPEGYGEIIGGSERIHDMDLLSKRVEEHQLDPETYKWYLELRQYGSVPHSGFGLGLERTVAWITGVEHVRETIPFPRLLNRLYP; translated from the coding sequence GTGATTAAAGCAACTATTGCCGAGTTACCCAAATATGTTGATAAAGAGGTTAAAGTTGGTGCGTGGATTGCCAACAAGCGCTCTAGTGGAAAAATTGCCTTTTTACAGCTTCGTGATGGATCAGGATTTGTACAAGGAGTAATTGTTAAAAGTGATGTAGAAGAAGAAGTATTTCAAACAGCGAAAGCAATTACACAGGAATCGTCTGTATATGTTACTGGTACAGTTCAAAAGGATGAACGTTCTCCATTTGGATATGAATTACTTGTATCAAATGTAGAATTGATTCATGCTTCCACGGATTATCCGATTACGCCAAAAGAACATGGAACAGAATTCTTAATGGATAATCGCCACTTATGGTTACGTTCAAAACGTCAGCATGCAGTGATGAAAGTAAGAAATGAAATTATTCGTGCTACCTATGAATTTTTCAATGAAAACGGATTTTCAAAGGTAGATCCACCGATTTTAACAGGGAGTGCTCCAGAAGGCACTACCGAACTATTTGCTACAAAATACTTTGATGAAGATGCGTATCTATCACAAAGCGGACAACTTTATATGGAAGCTGCAGCGATGGCATTAGGAAAGGTATTCTCCTTTGGACCAACATTCCGTGCTGAAAAATCAAAAACAAGACGTCATTTAATTGAGTTTTGGATGATTGAGCCTGAGATGGCGTTCGTGGAGTTTGAAGAAAATTTAGAGGTGCAAGAACAATACGTATCCTATGTTGTGCAATCCGTCTTGAAAAACTGTCAGCTAGAGCTTAAAACACTTGGAAGAGATGTTTCTAAATTAGAAAAGATTACAGCTCCATTCCCAAGAATTAGTTATGATGACGCAATAACCTTCTTACATGAAAAAGGTTTTGATGATATTGAGTGGGGAGATGACTTTGGTTCTCCACATGAAACAGCAATCGCTGAAAGTTTTGATAAACCTGTGTTTATTACCCATTATCCAACAAAAATTAAGCCTTTCTATATGCAACCACATCCAGAAAGAGAAGATGTAGTTCTTTGTGCAGATTTAATTGCGCCAGAAGGCTATGGAGAAATTATTGGAGGATCTGAGCGTATTCATGATATGGATCTTTTAAGTAAGCGTGTAGAAGAACATCAATTAGATCCAGAAACATATAAATGGTATTTAGAGTTAAGACAATATGGATCAGTTCCACATTCTGGTTTTGGTCTTGGATTAGAAAGAACAGTAGCTTGGATTACAGGAGTAGAGCATGTTCGTGAAACAATTCCATTCCCAAGATTATTAAATCGTCTATATCCTTGA